A genome region from Carassius gibelio isolate Cgi1373 ecotype wild population from Czech Republic chromosome A23, carGib1.2-hapl.c, whole genome shotgun sequence includes the following:
- the LOC127944302 gene encoding zinc finger BED domain-containing protein 5-like, with the protein MAIRSNKDEGNRLNRRGVAFVQSDSDAEKMLKPTDAPPAAKKLRRYNEAYLQFGFTVSDLRPQCVVCAEVLANDSMKPCKLKRHLETKHAGIKNKPAEYFKRKFDGLHQQQATISVHSTVSKQCLEASYVVAKRIGKLGKPHTIAETLILPAAQDMCRIMIGDSAAPKLGAIPLSNDTVARRIVDMSNDIREQLIEFVKKSPYYALQLDESTDIAGQAQLLTYVRYLRDKAIEEDVLFCRPLQSHTTGEAIFNVLDIFICENGLAWDRCVGLCTDGAQAMAGRERGLAARVQQVAPLVKWTHCMVHREALAAKKMPVLFDSVLNQSVKMINLIKSRPLNSRLFGVLCQEMGSEHEEQLLHTEVRWLSRGRVLQRLYELREEVKWFLTEIKSDLAKHLDDTMWLASLSYLVDIFDRLNGLNLSLQGRETHILLLANKVHAFTQKLDLWHGRISRGNCDMFPSLADFITDAGTSHDFSSVFQSASEHLSAMRKQFATYFKEDYHSFAWVRDPFVCTANELSIDMQEQLIELKSGSRLN; encoded by the coding sequence CCAACCGACGCACCACCAGCTGCAAAAAAGCTTCGAAGGTACAATGAAGCATACCTGCAGTTTGGGTTTACAGTATCTGATCTGAGACCTCAGTGTGTCGTGTGTGCCGAGGTGCTGGCTAACGACAGTATGAAGCCCTGCAAATTAAAAAGGCACCTCGAAACAAAGCATGCTGGCATTAAAAATAAACCGGctgaatattttaaaagaaagtttGATGGCCTCCATCAGCAACAGGCAACCATTTCAGTGCACAGCACTGTGTCTAAACAGTGTTTGGAGGCATCGTATGTAGTGGCCAAAAGAATTGGTAAACTGGGTAAACCGCATACAATCGCCGAGACTCTTATTTTGCCGGCAGCGCAAGACATGTGCAGAATAATGATAGGTGATAGTGCAGCACCCAAACTTGGTGCAATACCCCTGTCCAATGACACAGTCGCTAGGAGAATTGTAGACATGTCCAATGATATCAGAGAGCAACTGATAGAGTTTGTAAAAAAGAGTCCTTACTACGCGCTGCAGCTGGACGAATCCACTGATATTGCTGGGCAGGCACAGCTCCTCACTTATGTCAGGTATCTGCGGGATAAGGCGATTGAGGAGGATGTACTGTTTTGCCGGCCTCTTCAGTCACACACTACAGGAGAAGCCATTTTCAATGTCCTTGATATTTTTATCTGTGAAAATGGTTTGGCTTGGGACCGATGCGTTGGCCTATGCACGGATGGTGCGCAGGCAATGGCGGGGCGTGAGCGTGGCCTAGCTGCTCGCGTTCAGCAAGTAGCTCCACTTGTGAAATGGACACATTGCATGGTCCATCGCGAAGCACTAGCTGctaaaaaaatgccagttctctTTGACTCCGTGCTGAACCAGTCCGTGAAAATGATAAATCTAATCAAATCACGGCCGCTAAACTCTCGTTTGTTTGGGGTCCTCTGCCAGGAGATGGGGTCAGAGCACGAAGAGCAGCTTCTGCACACTGAAGTTCGCTGGCTCTCCAGGGGTCGGGTGTTACAGCGGTTGTATGAGCTGCGAGAGGAGGTGAAGTGGTTTTTGACAGAAATCAAATCAGATCTGGCGAAGCATCTGGATGACACTATGTGGCTTGCATCTCTGTCCTATTTGGTCGATATATTTGACCGCTTGAATGGCCTCAACCTGTCTTTGCAAGGCCGTGAAACTCATATTTTGCTCCTTGCAAACAAAGTGCACGCCTTCACACAAAAACTAGACCTCTGGCATGGCCGTATCAGTCGAGGGAACTGCGACATGTTCCCCAGCCTCGCAGACTTTATCACTGATGCAGGCACGTCACACGATTTCTCCTCCGTATTTCAATCAGCATCTGAGCACTTGTCAGCAATGAGAAAACAATTTGCGACATACTTTAAAGAGGATTATCACTCTTTTGCGTGGGTTCGAGATCCGTTTGTGTGCACAGCAAACGAGCTATCAATCGATATGCAGGAACAGCTTATTGAGCTGAAGAGTGGCAGTAGACTGAATTAA